From Mycobacterium lacus, one genomic window encodes:
- a CDS encoding type III polyketide synthase has protein sequence MNTPFEGGALCPAGDEPHYDLTQLPPAPPTTVAVIESIATGAPRRVVDQADAAARVASLFRDPGQRQRIPRIYRKTRITTRRMAVDPLDPEFDTFRRNRGTIRDRMNLYYRHAVPLAVEVGGRALAGLPYGVDEVGLLVFVTSTGFIAPGVDLAIVKELGLSRSISRVVINFMGCAAAMNAIRLATSYVRAYPGMKAMVVGIELCSVNAVFADDVNDVVTHSLFGDGCAAMVIGAGRVHEKLEPGKVVIRSSFSRLLDDAEDGIVLGVNHNGITCELSENLPEYIYAGVDPVVTEMLHDNGLQKSDIDLWAIHPGGPRIIEESLRSLAIPPERAARSWDVLAGFGNMLSVSLIFVLEMMVRQAESTKAISTGVAFAFAPGVTVEGMLFDIIRRP, from the coding sequence ATGAACACCCCTTTTGAGGGCGGCGCCCTGTGCCCGGCCGGCGATGAGCCGCACTACGACCTCACCCAGTTGCCGCCGGCCCCGCCCACCACAGTGGCGGTGATTGAAAGCATTGCGACGGGTGCGCCGCGCCGCGTTGTCGATCAGGCCGATGCCGCTGCCCGGGTCGCCTCGTTGTTCCGCGATCCCGGGCAGCGGCAACGGATTCCGCGGATTTATCGAAAGACGCGGATCACCACCCGCCGGATGGCGGTTGACCCGCTCGATCCCGAGTTCGACACGTTCCGGCGGAACCGGGGAACGATCCGCGATCGAATGAACCTGTACTACCGGCACGCGGTTCCGCTGGCGGTCGAGGTGGGCGGGCGTGCGCTGGCCGGCCTTCCGTACGGGGTGGACGAGGTCGGGTTGCTGGTGTTCGTGACCAGCACCGGATTCATCGCTCCGGGTGTGGATCTGGCGATCGTCAAGGAACTCGGCCTGTCGCGGTCGATCTCGCGTGTCGTGATCAACTTCATGGGATGCGCGGCCGCGATGAACGCCATCCGCCTGGCCACGAGCTATGTTCGTGCCTACCCGGGCATGAAGGCGATGGTGGTGGGCATCGAGTTATGTTCGGTGAACGCGGTTTTCGCCGACGACGTCAACGATGTCGTCACGCACAGCCTGTTCGGCGACGGGTGCGCGGCGATGGTGATCGGCGCCGGCCGGGTTCACGAGAAACTCGAGCCGGGCAAGGTGGTGATCCGCAGTAGTTTCAGCCGGCTGCTCGACGACGCCGAGGACGGCATCGTGCTGGGCGTCAACCACAACGGCATCACCTGCGAGCTGTCCGAGAACCTTCCCGAATATATCTACGCCGGTGTCGATCCGGTCGTGACAGAGATGCTGCATGACAACGGATTACAAAAGTCTGACATCGACCTGTGGGCGATCCATCCGGGCGGCCCCAGAATCATCGAGGAATCGCTGCGGTCGCTGGCGATCCCCCCGGAACGGGCGGCGCGCAGCTGGGACGTGCTGGCGGGCTTCGGCAACATGCTCAGCGTATCGCTGATCTTTGTGCTGGAAATGATGGTGCGGCAGGCAGAGTCGACGAAGGCCATCTCGACGGGTGTGGCGTTCGCGTTCGCGCCGGGCGTCACCGTCGAGGGGATGCTGTTCGACATCATCCGACGGCCATGA
- a CDS encoding PE domain-containing protein, producing the protein MSYLIATPDVVTTAAAHVADIGSSIRAANLVALAPTSTLMAAAGDEVSAAIASLFSGHAQEYQAIGARAAVFHEQFVQALSAASGAYAAAEAANASPLQTLAENVLGVINAPTNLVLGRPLIGDGTNGTPGTGQAGGAGGILWGNGGAGGSGAPGRTGGPGGNAGLIGNGGVGGAGGIGGGAGGTGGTGGWLLGNGGAGGVGGVGTGTIAGGTGGFGGRALSVFGSPGATGAPGGHENVLYLSQQQALALFMAAPDANFLLIGTDGTNLSKILADPLGTPNFHALMQQSVTSASTIVGHTTISNPSWTTMQTGVWSETAGVTNNVFTPWTYDTWPTVYNFLENTYGDQVDTTVIANWQVITQIAGAGSNPADHIEFVPQVAGDTNWIATQNLVGQKSQAAILAADPNKGNLIFSYFVGVDNNAHMYGGDSPQVQLAIRNMDYNLGSQTAGGGGLLGAVYDWETMHPGEQFSTLVVTDHGEIGPNEFGRGHGFQSPRETATFLIFDQAYNDARDGYINNSWQIVSTTPTIMDQFGIPPMPYMQGAPLTDPSFNSTYVDPGANLFTVLSADFAAQGYPDPVTNARLVSRTIAATIPYLVYEQVNGIVDAVPSFLQVPVSWIGAGVYQAVNIPAQIWIRLTGVTGNQIIPPVFNPFLT; encoded by the coding sequence ATGTCGTATCTAATCGCCACGCCGGACGTAGTGACGACAGCAGCGGCACATGTGGCGGATATCGGCTCGTCGATCAGGGCGGCGAACCTGGTGGCGTTGGCTCCCACCAGCACGCTGATGGCTGCCGCTGGTGACGAAGTATCGGCGGCGATTGCATCGCTGTTTTCCGGCCACGCCCAGGAATACCAGGCGATCGGTGCGCGGGCGGCGGTGTTTCATGAGCAATTTGTGCAGGCACTGAGTGCCGCCAGCGGGGCGTATGCGGCCGCGGAGGCGGCCAATGCCAGCCCGCTGCAGACCCTCGCCGAGAACGTTCTGGGTGTGATCAATGCGCCCACGAACCTCGTGCTGGGGCGTCCGTTGATCGGCGACGGGACCAACGGGACGCCCGGCACCGGGCAAGCCGGTGGGGCCGGCGGGATCCTGTGGGGCAATGGCGGCGCGGGTGGGTCGGGTGCGCCGGGCCGGACGGGAGGGCCCGGCGGCAATGCCGGGTTGATCGGTAACGGTGGAGTCGGCGGCGCCGGCGGCATCGGAGGCGGGGCCGGCGGCACCGGCGGCACGGGCGGGTGGTTGCTGGGCAATGGCGGGGCCGGCGGTGTGGGAGGGGTCGGCACAGGAACCATCGCCGGCGGGACCGGTGGGTTCGGCGGTCGGGCCTTGTCCGTGTTCGGCAGCCCGGGCGCCACCGGCGCCCCGGGGGGCCACGAAAACGTGCTGTACCTGTCTCAACAACAGGCGCTCGCGCTGTTCATGGCTGCACCAGACGCGAATTTCCTGTTGATCGGCACGGACGGCACGAATCTGAGCAAAATCCTGGCCGACCCGCTTGGCACCCCGAACTTCCACGCGCTGATGCAGCAAAGCGTCACCTCCGCGTCCACCATCGTCGGGCACACCACCATCTCCAACCCCTCGTGGACGACCATGCAGACCGGAGTGTGGAGCGAGACGGCTGGCGTGACCAACAACGTCTTCACCCCCTGGACGTACGACACATGGCCGACCGTGTACAACTTCCTCGAGAACACCTATGGCGACCAAGTCGACACCACGGTCATCGCTAACTGGCAAGTCATAACCCAAATCGCCGGCGCCGGCTCGAACCCCGCCGACCACATCGAATTCGTTCCGCAGGTCGCCGGCGACACGAACTGGATAGCGACACAGAACCTGGTCGGGCAGAAGTCTCAGGCCGCGATTCTGGCCGCCGATCCAAACAAAGGCAACCTCATCTTCTCGTACTTCGTGGGTGTCGATAACAACGCGCACATGTACGGCGGCGATTCGCCGCAGGTGCAGCTGGCCATTCGGAACATGGACTATAACCTTGGTTCCCAGACCGCAGGCGGTGGCGGCCTGTTGGGAGCGGTATACGACTGGGAGACCATGCACCCCGGCGAGCAATTTTCCACGCTCGTGGTCACCGACCATGGTGAAATCGGGCCCAACGAGTTCGGCCGCGGTCACGGCTTCCAATCACCCCGTGAGACAGCGACATTCCTCATCTTCGATCAGGCCTACAACGATGCGAGAGATGGGTATATCAACAACTCATGGCAAATCGTCAGTACGACGCCAACAATTATGGATCAATTCGGTATTCCGCCGATGCCGTATATGCAGGGTGCGCCCCTGACGGACCCCAGCTTCAACAGCACCTACGTTGATCCCGGCGCCAACCTGTTCACTGTGCTCAGCGCCGATTTCGCCGCACAGGGTTATCCCGATCCCGTGACCAACGCGAGGCTGGTGTCGCGCACGATCGCGGCCACGATTCCCTACCTGGTGTACGAGCAGGTGAACGGCATCGTCGATGCGGTGCCCAGCTTCTTACAGGTACCGGTCTCGTGGATCGGCGCCGGCGTCTACCAGGCGGTCAATATCCCCGCGCAGATCTGGATCCGGCTCACCGGCGTGACCGGCAACCAAATCATCCCGCCGGTATTCAACCCATTCCTCACCTAG
- a CDS encoding restriction endonuclease: MTIPDFQTLMRPILAYLADGQAKSTKDVIAAMSDEFGLSDDERAQMLPSGRQKTMYDRVNWSLTHMSQAGLLDRPTRGHVQLSDAGRQVLNSHPDRVDVKILREFPSYIAFRERMNAKQSTEAAHKNRLAGEEQVSPEDLIDAALAENRAAVEGEILKKALALSPTGFEDLVIRLLEAMGYGRAGAAERTSASGDAGVDGIISQDPLGLDRIYVQAKRYAVDQTIGRPKIHEFAGALLGKQGDRGVYITTSSFSRGAREEAERINARIELIDGGRLAELLVRYGVGVQTVQKVELLRLDEDFFDGL; encoded by the coding sequence ATGACGATCCCTGACTTCCAGACCCTGATGCGGCCCATTCTCGCGTATCTCGCTGACGGACAAGCCAAGTCGACCAAGGATGTCATCGCGGCCATGTCGGATGAGTTCGGTCTGTCGGATGACGAGCGGGCCCAGATGTTGCCGAGCGGCCGCCAGAAGACGATGTACGACAGAGTGAACTGGTCGCTCACCCACATGTCACAAGCAGGGCTGCTCGACCGCCCCACCCGCGGCCACGTCCAACTCAGTGACGCGGGCCGTCAAGTCCTGAACTCGCATCCCGATCGCGTCGACGTGAAGATCTTGCGGGAGTTCCCGTCGTACATCGCTTTTCGCGAGCGAATGAATGCCAAACAGTCAACCGAGGCGGCACACAAGAACCGTCTCGCGGGAGAGGAGCAAGTCTCGCCGGAGGATCTCATCGACGCCGCACTCGCTGAGAACCGGGCAGCAGTTGAGGGCGAAATCCTTAAGAAGGCACTCGCGCTGTCGCCCACCGGATTTGAAGACCTGGTGATCAGGCTCCTGGAGGCGATGGGCTACGGGCGAGCCGGTGCGGCCGAACGGACGAGCGCTTCCGGCGATGCCGGCGTCGACGGAATCATCAGCCAGGACCCGCTCGGGCTCGATCGCATCTACGTGCAGGCGAAGCGGTATGCGGTTGACCAAACGATTGGCCGTCCGAAGATCCATGAGTTCGCCGGTGCCCTGCTAGGCAAGCAGGGCGATCGAGGCGTCTACATCACCACGTCATCGTTCTCCCGCGGCGCCCGCGAGGAGGCGGAGCGGATCAACGCCCGGATCGAGCTCATCGACGGCGGGCGGCTGGCCGAGCTGTTGGTGCGGTATGGGGTTGGTGTTCAGACTGTGCAAAAGGTCGAACTCTTGCGACTCGACGAAGACTTCTTCGACGGCCTGTGA
- a CDS encoding FAD-dependent monooxygenase: MPKPIVLISGAGIAGPALAYWLSRSGHDVVVVEIADGIRPGGQTVDLRGAGRAVVERMGLLDQMRDRSLDQRGIAWVDADGRRRAEMPVTAFHGNGVVSRLEILRGDLADVLYQASAADADYRFGTRITELVQEDGEVVATLSDGTALRADLVVGADGPHSTVRRLVFGPEESFVRPLGGYNAWFSAPDTVGLDGWYLMYQAPGGLNASMRPSHDPAIAKAGLAFRSEPLSYDRGDLDAQRDLLAARFAGAGWHSDALVATAREADDFYFDAFTQVHMEGWSSGRVTLVGDAGYCASPLSGMGTSLALVGAYVLAGELTAGQPAAALDRYQTVMRPYVDRCQKLPNGIDGYLPKSATDIRVNALVMKYMQRWPFRPFAERKWFTTADAVELPDYPASRPSARRE, translated from the coding sequence ATGCCAAAACCGATCGTCCTGATCAGCGGCGCGGGTATCGCGGGGCCCGCCCTCGCGTACTGGCTCAGCCGGAGCGGCCACGACGTGGTCGTGGTCGAGATCGCCGACGGCATCCGCCCGGGCGGCCAGACCGTCGACCTGCGGGGCGCGGGGCGGGCGGTGGTCGAGCGCATGGGGCTGCTGGACCAGATGCGTGACCGGAGCCTGGACCAGCGCGGTATCGCCTGGGTGGACGCCGACGGACGGCGTCGCGCCGAGATGCCGGTTACGGCCTTTCACGGCAACGGCGTGGTCAGCCGACTGGAGATCCTGCGCGGCGACCTGGCCGATGTGCTGTACCAGGCGAGCGCCGCCGACGCCGACTACCGGTTCGGCACTCGGATCACGGAGCTGGTGCAGGAAGACGGCGAAGTCGTGGCGACGTTGTCCGACGGCACCGCGTTGCGCGCCGATCTCGTGGTGGGCGCGGACGGGCCGCATTCGACCGTGCGACGGCTGGTCTTCGGGCCCGAGGAGAGCTTCGTGCGGCCGCTGGGCGGCTACAACGCCTGGTTCAGCGCGCCCGATACCGTCGGCCTGGACGGCTGGTATCTGATGTACCAGGCGCCCGGCGGTCTGAACGCGTCCATGCGCCCGTCGCATGACCCGGCGATCGCCAAGGCGGGATTGGCGTTTCGCTCGGAACCACTGAGCTACGACCGCGGTGACCTCGACGCCCAGCGCGATCTGCTGGCCGCCCGATTCGCCGGTGCCGGTTGGCATTCCGATGCGCTGGTCGCCACCGCTCGCGAGGCCGACGACTTCTACTTCGACGCGTTCACCCAGGTTCACATGGAGGGCTGGTCGTCCGGGCGCGTCACGCTGGTCGGGGACGCCGGCTACTGCGCGTCCCCGCTCAGCGGCATGGGCACCAGCCTGGCTCTGGTCGGCGCCTACGTGTTGGCCGGTGAGTTGACTGCGGGGCAGCCGGCGGCCGCTTTGGACCGCTACCAGACGGTGATGCGGCCCTACGTGGACCGCTGCCAGAAGCTGCCCAACGGCATCGACGGCTATCTGCCCAAGTCCGCCACCGACATCCGCGTCAACGCGCTGGTGATGAAGTACATGCAGCGCTGGCCGTTTCGGCCGTTCGCCGAACGGAAGTGGTTCACCACGGCCGACGCCGTCGAGCTGCCCGACTACCCGGCTTCGCGTCCCAGCGCCCGCCGGGAGTAG
- a CDS encoding serine hydrolase domain-containing protein: MRLEGNQAGIREVCDAGLLAGAVTVVWQRGEVLQVNEIGYRDVDAGLPMQRDTLFRIASMTKPVTVAAAMSLVDEGKLALHDPIARWAPELADARVLDDPGGPLEETHPARRAILVEDLLTHTSGLAYSFSASGPISRAYMRLPFGQGPDAWLAELGALPLVHQPGDRVTYSHAIDVLGVIVARIEDKPFHQVLDERVLGPAGMTDTGFFVSGDARQRAATMYRLDDEDRLRHDVMGPPHVTPPSFCNAGGGLWSTADDYLRFVRMLLGDGSVDGVRVLSPESARLMRTDRLTGEQKRHNFLGAPFWVGRGFGFNLSVVTDPAKSAPLFGPGGLGTFSWPGAYGTWWQADPAADLILLYLIQHCPDLSVDAATAVAGNPGLAKLRTAQPKFVRRTYRALGL, from the coding sequence GTGAGGCTCGAAGGCAATCAGGCGGGCATCCGCGAGGTCTGCGACGCCGGCCTGCTCGCAGGCGCGGTGACGGTGGTCTGGCAGCGCGGAGAAGTGTTGCAGGTCAACGAGATCGGATACCGAGACGTCGACGCGGGCCTGCCCATGCAACGAGACACGCTTTTTCGCATCGCGTCGATGACCAAGCCGGTCACGGTGGCGGCGGCCATGAGCCTGGTCGACGAGGGCAAGCTGGCGCTGCACGATCCGATTGCGCGCTGGGCGCCGGAGCTGGCGGACGCGCGGGTGCTGGACGACCCCGGCGGCCCGCTGGAGGAGACGCATCCCGCGCGGCGGGCCATCCTGGTCGAGGATCTGCTCACCCACACCAGCGGCCTGGCCTACAGCTTTTCGGCGTCCGGGCCGATCTCGCGGGCGTACATGCGGCTGCCGTTCGGCCAGGGCCCCGACGCCTGGCTGGCCGAACTTGGCGCCCTCCCGCTGGTGCACCAGCCCGGCGACCGGGTGACCTATAGCCACGCCATCGACGTGCTGGGCGTCATCGTGGCCCGCATCGAGGACAAGCCGTTCCATCAGGTCCTCGACGAGCGGGTGCTAGGTCCGGCAGGCATGACCGACACCGGCTTCTTCGTGTCGGGCGACGCGCGGCAACGCGCGGCCACCATGTACCGGCTCGACGACGAGGACCGGCTGCGCCACGACGTGATGGGCCCGCCCCACGTCACGCCGCCGTCGTTCTGCAACGCCGGCGGCGGGTTGTGGTCGACCGCCGACGATTACCTGCGGTTCGTGCGGATGCTGCTGGGCGACGGGTCTGTTGACGGTGTTCGGGTGTTGTCGCCGGAGTCGGCGCGGCTGATGCGCACCGACCGGCTGACCGGCGAGCAGAAGCGGCACAACTTCCTGGGGGCACCGTTCTGGGTCGGCCGTGGGTTCGGGTTCAACCTGTCGGTGGTGACCGATCCGGCGAAGTCCGCACCGTTGTTCGGGCCGGGCGGGCTCGGAACATTCAGCTGGCCCGGCGCGTATGGGACGTGGTGGCAGGCCGATCCGGCGGCGGACCTGATCCTGCTGTATCTGATCCAGCATTGTCCCGACCTGTCCGTGGACGCCGCCACCGCCGTCGCGGGTAACCCGGGGTTGGCGAAACTGCGGACGGCACAACCGAAGTTCGTGCGCCGCACCTATCGCGCGCTTGGGCTGTAG
- a CDS encoding LppX_LprAFG lipoprotein, producing MHGLISPPHTSHRPVSRRRHPVPVAILIAAALFAMFVTGCGKKSSTATSQTPGASGTSSPASPTSGAPSSQAAQLVQDCSKATTALHSLHVVLSTDNITTLPMESVDADVTNQPQDQGGRAVGNANVRLQPNTPAVAKQFVVTNKTMYTKNDDGTYTPMGPAQRIYDPGVVLSKDKGLGAVVGKVQSPQVAGNETINGVAAVKVTGTIDAAVIDPVVPGLGKGGGTLPIALYIVDVNAAGASPTATPGAPSRGPDPNLVRMVVDKDQGHVTITLSAWGQPVNIPNPG from the coding sequence ATGCATGGCTTGATCTCACCACCGCACACCTCCCACCGGCCTGTCTCCCGCCGCCGGCACCCGGTGCCTGTCGCGATCCTGATCGCGGCAGCGCTGTTCGCAATGTTCGTCACCGGGTGCGGGAAAAAATCGTCAACGGCGACATCCCAGACGCCCGGGGCATCTGGGACTTCCTCCCCGGCGAGCCCGACGTCGGGCGCGCCGTCGTCACAAGCCGCGCAACTCGTGCAGGACTGCTCCAAGGCGACCACGGCCCTGCATTCGCTTCACGTCGTGCTGTCGACCGACAACATCACCACCCTCCCGATGGAGAGCGTTGACGCCGACGTGACCAACCAGCCGCAGGACCAGGGCGGACGGGCGGTCGGCAACGCCAACGTCAGGTTGCAGCCCAACACCCCGGCGGTCGCCAAGCAGTTCGTGGTCACCAACAAGACCATGTACACCAAGAACGACGACGGCACGTACACCCCCATGGGACCGGCGCAGAGGATCTACGACCCCGGCGTCGTGCTGTCCAAGGACAAGGGATTGGGCGCTGTTGTCGGCAAGGTGCAAAGCCCGCAGGTGGCCGGCAACGAAACCATCAACGGCGTTGCCGCCGTCAAGGTGACCGGAACCATCGACGCGGCGGTGATCGATCCCGTGGTGCCTGGGTTGGGCAAGGGCGGGGGAACCCTCCCGATCGCCCTGTACATCGTTGACGTGAACGCAGCGGGTGCCAGCCCAACCGCTACGCCCGGGGCGCCTTCGCGCGGACCCGACCCGAACCTGGTGCGGATGGTGGTCGACAAGGACCAGGGCCACGTCACGATCACCCTGTCGGCGTGGGGACAGCCCGTCAACATCCCCAATCCCGGGTAG
- a CDS encoding fatty acid desaturase → MTNDLPEVQERDWSPRPAPPGGPPVSDVWVYNGRAYDLSDWITRHPGGAFFIGRTRNRDITTIVGSYHRDPAKIERILQRRYALGRDATPRDIHPKHNAPPFLFKDGFNSWRDTPAYRFDDDNDLLHRVKARLNEPALAARIKRMDTLFNIVAALLAIGYLAVQGVRLAESRWMPLPVFVIAMVLLRSSLAGFGHYALHRRQRGINRVLDNAFDLNYVALALVTADGHALLHHPYTHSDVDIKKNVFTMMMRLPRLYRVPVHTVHKFGHMLSGMAIRIVDVWRITRKVGVEKTYGSWRGALGHFLGSSGVHLLLVGELVAFVLAGDFWAWALQFVATLWVSTFMVVASHEFEDGTDQGAVGADWGIDQLEHSNDLIVVGNRYVDCFLSAGLSSHRVHHVLPFQRSGFANIVTEDVLREEAAKFGVEWLPAKSFVADRLPKLCRTYLLSPSRQAKERNWGFIREHCSPAAWKSIVNYVLSGFVGIGSV, encoded by the coding sequence ATGACTAACGACCTCCCGGAAGTCCAGGAGCGCGATTGGAGTCCACGCCCCGCTCCTCCCGGTGGACCACCGGTGTCAGACGTATGGGTCTACAACGGACGGGCGTACGACCTGAGTGACTGGATCACCAGGCATCCCGGCGGCGCCTTCTTCATCGGACGCACCAGAAACCGTGACATCACCACCATCGTCGGGTCCTACCATCGCGACCCGGCGAAGATCGAACGAATCCTGCAGCGCCGGTACGCGTTGGGCCGCGACGCAACACCGCGGGACATCCATCCCAAACACAACGCACCGCCTTTCCTTTTCAAAGACGGCTTCAACAGCTGGCGGGACACGCCCGCGTACCGATTCGACGACGACAACGACCTGCTGCACCGGGTCAAGGCGCGACTGAACGAGCCGGCGCTGGCCGCGCGGATCAAGCGCATGGACACGCTCTTCAACATCGTCGCCGCGCTGCTGGCCATTGGCTATCTCGCGGTTCAGGGTGTGCGGCTCGCCGAATCCCGGTGGATGCCGCTGCCGGTCTTCGTGATCGCGATGGTCCTGCTGCGCAGTTCCCTGGCGGGGTTTGGTCATTACGCGTTGCACCGCCGGCAGCGGGGGATCAACAGGGTGCTCGACAACGCCTTCGACCTGAACTATGTGGCGCTGGCCTTGGTCACCGCCGACGGGCACGCCCTGCTGCACCATCCGTATACCCACAGCGATGTCGACATCAAGAAGAACGTGTTCACGATGATGATGCGGCTGCCGCGGTTGTATCGGGTTCCCGTGCATACCGTTCACAAGTTCGGCCACATGCTCAGCGGCATGGCCATCCGGATCGTCGACGTTTGGCGAATCACGCGCAAGGTGGGCGTCGAGAAGACCTATGGAAGCTGGCGTGGGGCGCTTGGTCACTTTCTCGGGTCGTCGGGCGTGCACCTGCTCCTGGTGGGCGAGCTGGTTGCCTTCGTGCTCGCCGGTGACTTCTGGGCCTGGGCACTGCAATTCGTCGCGACACTGTGGGTCAGCACCTTCATGGTCGTCGCGAGCCATGAGTTCGAGGACGGCACCGATCAGGGCGCCGTCGGCGCCGACTGGGGCATCGATCAACTCGAGCACTCCAACGACCTGATCGTGGTGGGGAACCGCTACGTCGATTGCTTCCTGTCGGCCGGCCTGAGTTCGCACCGGGTCCACCACGTGCTGCCGTTTCAGCGCAGCGGATTCGCCAATATCGTTACCGAGGACGTGTTGCGGGAAGAGGCGGCGAAATTCGGCGTCGAGTGGCTTCCCGCAAAGAGTTTCGTCGCCGATCGGCTGCCCAAGCTGTGTCGGACGTATCTGTTGTCGCCTTCCCGCCAGGCCAAAGAGCGGAATTGGGGCTTCATCCGCGAACATTGCTCGCCCGCAGCGTGGAAATCGATTGTCAATTACGTGCTTTCGGGGTTCGTGGGAATCGGGTCGGTATGA
- a CDS encoding SRPBCC family protein: MSKVTLTTELPISAQAACALARKPDVLKYLLSPVIQMRSLNFPDHIDVGTQGSTRLWWFGFVPAWKHHLTVKELDDTEIYTNEHGGPVRTWNHRLTFTPIDEHSCRYTDEVETDDGLRGLPTRAFIRLMFRHRHRRWRTLARLVA, from the coding sequence GTGAGTAAGGTAACCCTAACCACGGAGCTGCCCATCTCGGCGCAGGCGGCGTGCGCGTTGGCGCGCAAGCCGGACGTGCTGAAATACCTCCTTTCGCCGGTCATCCAAATGCGAAGCCTCAACTTCCCCGATCACATCGATGTCGGCACGCAAGGTTCGACCCGACTGTGGTGGTTCGGGTTCGTCCCCGCCTGGAAACATCATTTGACCGTGAAGGAGCTGGACGACACCGAGATCTACACAAACGAACACGGGGGACCGGTCCGCACCTGGAACCACCGGCTGACGTTCACCCCCATCGATGAGCACAGCTGTCGGTACACCGACGAGGTGGAAACCGACGACGGGTTGCGGGGTTTGCCAACGCGCGCCTTCATCCGGCTGATGTTTCGGCATCGCCATCGCCGGTGGCGCACCCTGGCTCGGCTGGTTGCCTGA